Proteins from a genomic interval of Sulfurimonas sp. HSL3-2:
- a CDS encoding aldolase/citrate lyase family protein: MDETLLRSIEKALEENDLAALDKIAVPKYRVINKKEDYRSALMLSAHNLKHLLKIPSLDAECIMLNLEDGVSKEQKPFALALCAIFLSHYKECDKKLVVRVNALDEGGYDEITYLNQFMPDAIRVPKIKTPKEVESILHLLKDEIELHLSIETCEAWANLASLKVDKRVKAFYLGVLDLFADMRIPQSQIQRDNHTFLYMLSHFLVTCKAIHVKPVSFVYQDFKNLDEFKLWLEMEKSMGFDAKGCISPSQVTLVNEVFKDEIAEIERAKVIVKLFEMNRDLGITGFVDDEYGFIDEPIYKGALAVLKDKDL; encoded by the coding sequence ATGGATGAGACTCTTTTAAGATCGATTGAAAAAGCGTTGGAAGAAAATGATCTTGCAGCACTAGACAAGATCGCAGTACCAAAGTACAGAGTCATCAATAAAAAAGAGGACTACAGGTCTGCGTTGATGCTTTCAGCTCATAATCTCAAACATCTCTTGAAGATCCCTTCGCTTGACGCCGAGTGTATCATGCTTAATCTCGAAGACGGAGTATCAAAAGAGCAAAAACCCTTTGCACTTGCTCTTTGTGCTATCTTCTTGTCGCATTATAAAGAGTGTGATAAAAAGCTTGTCGTGCGTGTTAATGCATTAGATGAAGGTGGATACGATGAGATAACCTATCTAAACCAGTTTATGCCCGATGCTATCCGCGTACCAAAGATAAAGACTCCAAAAGAGGTAGAAAGTATACTTCATCTATTAAAAGATGAGATAGAACTGCACCTCTCGATAGAGACATGCGAAGCATGGGCAAATCTAGCATCTTTAAAGGTAGATAAACGGGTAAAAGCATTTTATCTCGGTGTTTTGGACCTGTTTGCCGATATGCGCATTCCGCAATCCCAGATACAACGCGACAACCATACATTCTTGTATATGCTAAGCCATTTTCTTGTTACATGTAAAGCCATACATGTAAAGCCTGTCTCGTTCGTGTATCAGGACTTTAAAAATCTTGATGAGTTTAAGCTGTGGCTTGAAATGGAAAAAAGTATGGGATTTGATGCAAAAGGGTGTATCTCTCCTTCTCAGGTCACGCTGGTAAACGAGGTGTTTAAAGATGAGATAGCTGAGATCGAACGTGCAAAAGTCATAGTAAAACTCTTTGAGATGAACAGAGATCTTGGTATTACAGGATTTGTGGACGATGAGTACGGCTTTATAGATGAGCCGATCTATAAAGGAGCCTTGGCTGTTTTAAAAGACAAGGATCTTTAA
- a CDS encoding tetratricopeptide repeat protein — MRTLLLIIIFFSTIVAKDISQANFNAYNNEELKLMIQSFLYKGDTDNAYKVALIGYKKYPKSIYWNKQAVETAKWTNHPQEAVQFEIELYQKNHDLKLRDEIITYGLSMYQYQKIEDLVIQKARVNPNEENIKMMIFIENQLGTPEKAAKILNIEYEKDKRKTALLTQELQLYLDTGDLNSAKRVVNIIENQKLYSTQNATLVSYYYYMKKDLKSSYNALLFVKTPPGKDNVRYYQLLSDLSWYMQDYKTSMEASAFLIQNDQARLADYERVMRVYETLNPALGSKTADEAYSKYKLSYLFYDFANSAIKLNEYKKLQDAITRIDDSNDTIKNEANYWIIKADVYLHYNNRYLAVEALNKALFLGKGNLDIQLNVFYFYLDHDMNKEIKELMHNIEDKGNVESVFYIPFATAYYQLNEVDSADYYMKKVIDNHKSLTGSTDFKFLQAYIYQSQNNEGGYIKKLKEILKDLQMQVSMHKEVMLTNEYWVSYLNAAMPVVDADKFNNDLQFAKKHMTSGDYDDISYTWATTNNADEKSHGIYNKIRNKQLWMRFNDALLFQHHTNIENAIDENLNKYTQADTSAAARDDGQLALAQTLNYNMLDKNSYDQDAYMQQIDLSKQRGDQFDSQFSYYSRKPLLQKYAKVGNRTYIPGGWDLFTSAGYFNNSSLDTDTLDHLKADTVEGDVALRKRFDRSYIQAHGGYKAFLKSYPVYGLTLHSQISTDLEADIILEKNMNADDTAQLSAAGKKDMLGANIIWSILDSTSFEFEYERNYFSSQDNVDIGYGDYARLSLSKQYRNGYPDIGVSLYVDNGIYHETSTTHGVIDEVQNGVYPVLPSDFYNIGTELRYGMQNSEIYTRVWRPYFSVSGYYSSLNTSGNVAVNVGYGGKVWHQDHMVIGASYSNTTYSSTDSTFEIFLRYQFMYMHP, encoded by the coding sequence ATGCGTACTTTACTTTTAATAATCATATTTTTCTCAACTATCGTCGCTAAAGATATATCTCAAGCAAACTTTAACGCCTACAATAACGAAGAGTTGAAGTTGATGATCCAATCTTTTTTATACAAAGGTGACACGGATAATGCTTACAAGGTCGCTCTTATAGGCTATAAGAAGTATCCTAAATCTATTTATTGGAATAAGCAGGCGGTAGAGACTGCGAAATGGACCAATCATCCTCAAGAAGCAGTACAGTTTGAGATAGAACTGTATCAAAAAAATCATGACTTGAAGTTAAGGGATGAGATCATTACTTACGGTCTAAGTATGTATCAATATCAGAAGATAGAAGACCTTGTCATACAAAAAGCCAGAGTAAATCCTAATGAAGAAAACATCAAGATGATGATCTTTATAGAGAACCAGCTGGGAACACCTGAAAAAGCAGCGAAGATATTAAATATCGAGTATGAAAAAGATAAGCGAAAAACAGCTCTGCTTACACAAGAGTTGCAGTTGTACCTGGATACCGGTGACCTGAATTCTGCTAAAAGAGTAGTCAATATAATTGAAAACCAGAAGCTGTACAGTACACAAAACGCCACTTTAGTGTCATATTACTACTACATGAAAAAGGATCTGAAGTCATCATATAATGCTCTTTTATTTGTCAAAACACCTCCGGGCAAAGATAATGTAAGATATTACCAGTTACTAAGCGACCTGAGCTGGTATATGCAAGACTATAAGACCTCAATGGAAGCTTCGGCATTTTTAATACAAAACGATCAGGCAAGATTGGCAGACTATGAAAGAGTGATGCGCGTATATGAGACTCTCAATCCTGCTTTAGGTTCAAAAACAGCTGATGAAGCATATTCAAAATATAAACTCTCATATCTTTTTTATGATTTTGCAAACAGTGCGATAAAGTTAAACGAGTATAAAAAACTTCAAGATGCGATAACACGGATAGACGACTCTAATGACACGATAAAAAATGAAGCCAACTACTGGATAATCAAAGCTGATGTCTATCTGCATTATAATAACCGCTATTTAGCAGTGGAAGCTTTAAATAAAGCGCTGTTTCTAGGCAAGGGCAACTTAGATATACAACTGAATGTATTTTACTTTTACCTTGACCATGATATGAATAAAGAGATAAAAGAGCTGATGCATAATATTGAGGATAAGGGCAATGTCGAATCTGTCTTTTATATCCCTTTTGCAACAGCATACTATCAGTTAAATGAAGTCGACAGTGCCGATTACTACATGAAAAAAGTCATAGACAACCATAAAAGTCTTACGGGTTCTACTGACTTTAAATTCTTGCAAGCATATATATATCAGAGCCAAAACAATGAAGGCGGATATATTAAAAAGCTAAAAGAGATCCTTAAAGACCTGCAGATGCAGGTGTCTATGCATAAAGAGGTGATGTTGACGAATGAATACTGGGTATCATACCTAAACGCAGCAATGCCTGTAGTCGATGCAGATAAGTTTAACAATGATCTTCAGTTTGCTAAAAAGCATATGACATCAGGCGACTATGACGATATATCATACACTTGGGCTACTACCAATAATGCTGATGAGAAAAGTCATGGTATCTATAATAAGATAAGAAATAAACAGTTATGGATGAGGTTTAATGACGCCCTGCTCTTTCAACATCATACAAACATAGAAAACGCAATTGATGAGAATCTGAATAAATATACTCAGGCCGATACATCTGCTGCAGCTAGAGATGACGGACAACTAGCCCTTGCTCAAACCTTGAACTATAATATGCTTGACAAGAATAGTTACGACCAAGATGCTTATATGCAGCAGATCGACCTCTCAAAACAAAGAGGAGATCAGTTTGACTCGCAATTCTCATACTACAGCAGAAAACCGTTGCTGCAAAAATATGCAAAAGTAGGAAACAGAACCTATATACCGGGTGGCTGGGATCTATTTACTTCAGCAGGATATTTCAACAACAGCTCTTTAGATACAGATACACTGGACCATCTAAAAGCCGATACGGTAGAGGGAGATGTAGCTCTGAGAAAAAGATTTGACAGGTCATATATTCAGGCTCATGGAGGATATAAGGCTTTTCTTAAAAGCTATCCTGTATACGGACTAACACTGCACTCACAGATCAGTACCGACCTTGAAGCAGATATCATACTGGAAAAAAATATGAATGCAGATGATACGGCGCAGCTCTCAGCCGCAGGTAAAAAAGATATGCTTGGTGCCAATATAATATGGAGTATTTTAGATTCTACATCCTTTGAATTTGAGTATGAAAGAAACTATTTCTCTTCACAAGACAATGTCGATATAGGGTATGGAGACTATGCAAGATTATCACTAAGCAAACAGTATAGAAACGGCTATCCCGACATCGGTGTCAGCCTTTATGTCGATAACGGTATATACCATGAGACTTCGACAACTCACGGCGTAATAGATGAGGTGCAAAACGGAGTATATCCGGTCTTACCTAGTGATTTTTACAATATCGGTACGGAACTGAGATACGGCATGCAAAACAGTGAGATATATACAAGAGTATGGAGACCTTACTTCTCGGTCTCTGGATATTACAGCAGTTTAAATACAAGCGGTAATGTCGCTGTTAATGTCGGGTATGGAGGAAAGGTCTGGCATCAAGACCATATGGTCATCGGAGCAAGCTACTCCAACACGACATACAGTTCGACAGACAGTACCTTTGAGATCTTCCTCAGATACCAGTTTATGTATATGCATCCTTAA
- a CDS encoding endo alpha-1,4 polygalactosaminidase — protein sequence MKHLCCNRVVLALLLFFNFAHASLQDKSAILYYGEHISYPMVGIHDYIIVQPDNINTHSHGFSVYKDKMYAYVSIGEIDKDTKEYSQIDKAWILTENKAWNSEVMDIRDPHYQEFLFKKMIEPQIDKGFQNFFFDTLDSYQLAAKTKEDRAVYENALASFINRFHEKYPHSKLIVNRGFEIMDKIHNSLQAVLFESYYHGIENKKLGYETVSADERNWLDKQIKKAKGYGLDIIAVDYLPYNEMNKADELVQKIKKQGFIPYVSDRDLNIYGRSSKNALKREILTLIDETEHDRITQSAHQYGALPLEYMGYIQKLHDINKEGLPKLEDMSQYAGVVVWLSEYYKKPDELIKWAAELKNIGIKVVFVNNFGIEITPNILNPLGIQVVENISNNLQKNKVTYQDKMMGFEMAVPKNIGYYLTAKNVRPLLRIEDTNGNSSTLAAITPWGGYAVGDAFMTEMDDNNIWVIDPFKFFVKALDLKPLIVPDTTTENGDRILFSHVDGDGIMNMTEWNPTMFSGESLYESVFSKYKIPISVSTIGAEIEPDGLYPKISPQLVKIAKKIYALPNVEGASHTFSHPFSWGEIKDGNLDAKYRLDVKGYEFSIDREILGSLNYINNDLMPKNKPAELMAKTIFWTGECRPPEDVLEYVYKHNLLNINGGDTTISNSSPWQSLISPIGLERGDYYQIYTGAQNENVYTNDWDGPFWGYKKVIQTFELTDSPRRFKPIDIYFHQYSGSKRASLNALKDVFDWALKQNTFPIFTSEYILKAMDYYTASIANDSDEWLFSGMKDLHTVRLEKRGYTADFKNSKGVLGFKHFEDHTYYHLDDSEAQMLRVSTKRQDAAYLIDANAEVIQSKNGQLSFKGYVDLRLHFNLPKECTMSSKPVETSRRTEGNEVYLNYKNIKEATVNVSCR from the coding sequence ATGAAACATTTATGTTGCAATAGAGTTGTTTTAGCTCTACTATTATTTTTTAACTTTGCTCATGCATCACTTCAAGACAAGAGTGCTATTTTATATTACGGTGAGCATATCTCTTACCCTATGGTAGGCATACATGACTATATAATCGTTCAACCGGACAATATCAATACTCATAGCCACGGTTTTTCCGTCTATAAAGACAAGATGTATGCTTATGTCAGTATCGGTGAGATCGATAAAGATACTAAAGAGTATTCGCAGATAGACAAAGCCTGGATTCTGACTGAAAATAAAGCATGGAATTCAGAAGTCATGGATATAAGAGATCCGCACTATCAAGAGTTTTTATTTAAAAAGATGATAGAACCGCAGATAGACAAAGGGTTTCAAAACTTTTTCTTCGATACATTGGATTCATACCAGTTAGCAGCTAAAACAAAAGAAGATCGTGCTGTATATGAAAATGCCTTGGCATCTTTTATAAATAGGTTTCATGAAAAATATCCGCACTCAAAGCTGATCGTAAACCGTGGCTTTGAGATCATGGATAAGATCCATAACAGCCTGCAGGCTGTTTTATTTGAATCGTATTACCATGGTATAGAAAACAAAAAACTTGGATATGAGACAGTCTCGGCTGATGAAAGAAACTGGCTGGATAAGCAGATAAAAAAAGCAAAAGGCTACGGTCTTGATATCATCGCTGTCGACTATCTCCCGTATAACGAGATGAATAAAGCCGATGAACTGGTTCAAAAGATCAAAAAACAAGGCTTTATTCCCTATGTCTCGGATAGAGATCTAAACATATATGGTAGATCATCCAAAAATGCTTTAAAAAGAGAGATACTGACCTTGATCGATGAAACGGAACATGACAGGATCACTCAATCAGCTCATCAGTACGGCGCTCTGCCTCTTGAATATATGGGATACATTCAAAAACTTCATGATATCAACAAAGAGGGACTGCCGAAACTAGAAGATATGAGCCAATACGCCGGTGTAGTCGTATGGCTGTCTGAGTACTATAAAAAACCCGATGAGCTCATAAAATGGGCTGCCGAGCTGAAAAATATCGGTATCAAAGTCGTATTTGTAAATAATTTCGGTATCGAGATCACTCCAAATATTTTAAACCCTCTTGGGATTCAAGTCGTAGAGAATATAAGCAATAATCTTCAAAAAAACAAGGTCACATATCAAGACAAGATGATGGGTTTTGAGATGGCAGTACCTAAGAACATAGGGTATTACTTGACTGCGAAAAATGTAAGACCGTTACTAAGGATAGAAGATACAAACGGCAACAGTTCTACACTGGCAGCTATTACACCGTGGGGCGGCTATGCTGTCGGTGATGCATTTATGACAGAGATGGATGATAATAATATCTGGGTCATAGATCCGTTTAAGTTTTTTGTAAAGGCGTTAGATTTGAAACCTTTGATCGTTCCGGATACTACTACGGAAAATGGAGACAGGATCCTTTTCTCACATGTAGACGGTGACGGGATCATGAACATGACCGAGTGGAATCCGACTATGTTCTCCGGAGAATCGCTGTATGAAAGTGTTTTTAGCAAATATAAGATCCCTATATCGGTTTCTACAATCGGTGCAGAGATCGAACCGGACGGTTTATATCCGAAAATATCGCCGCAACTGGTAAAAATAGCAAAAAAAATATATGCACTTCCTAATGTAGAGGGTGCTTCACATACGTTCAGTCATCCATTTTCATGGGGAGAGATAAAAGACGGCAATTTAGATGCGAAATATAGACTGGACGTAAAAGGATATGAGTTTTCTATTGACAGAGAGATACTAGGATCTTTAAACTATATAAACAATGATCTAATGCCAAAGAACAAACCTGCTGAGCTTATGGCTAAAACTATTTTCTGGACCGGAGAGTGTAGACCTCCCGAAGATGTATTGGAATATGTATATAAGCACAATCTTTTAAATATCAACGGCGGCGATACTACGATATCAAACTCATCGCCATGGCAGTCGCTTATATCACCGATAGGTCTTGAACGCGGTGACTACTATCAAATATATACAGGTGCTCAAAATGAGAATGTCTATACAAATGATTGGGATGGACCGTTTTGGGGATATAAAAAAGTGATACAGACATTTGAGCTTACGGACTCCCCTCGCCGCTTTAAGCCTATAGACATCTATTTTCATCAATATTCAGGCTCTAAAAGAGCTTCGTTAAATGCTCTAAAAGATGTCTTTGACTGGGCGCTGAAACAAAACACGTTTCCGATATTTACCTCAGAATACATCTTAAAAGCGATGGATTACTACACTGCATCCATAGCAAATGATAGTGATGAATGGTTATTTAGCGGAATGAAGGATCTTCATACGGTAAGACTGGAAAAACGCGGTTATACTGCTGACTTTAAAAATTCAAAAGGAGTCTTAGGGTTTAAACATTTTGAGGATCATACATACTATCATCTTGACGACTCAGAGGCTCAAATGTTGCGTGTATCGACAAAAAGACAAGATGCCGCATATCTGATAGATGCAAATGCCGAAGTGATCCAAAGTAAAAACGGTCAGCTTTCTTTTAAAGGATACGTCGACCTGAGATTGCATTTCAACCTGCCAAAGGAGTGCACAATGAGTTCAAAACCTGTTGAGACAAGTAGAAGGACAGAAGGCAATGAGGTCTATCTAAACTATAAAAATATAAAGGAGGCAACAGTAAATGTTTCTTGCAGATGA
- the pelG gene encoding exopolysaccharide Pel transporter PelG — protein MAGIGFELKKVLKRGSLLSLVKVYGESAILSSGPWVISIIAIFLVGFVNIINLESFGEVARFQIVITYAIALASSLIVTGMLQLPFTRYIADLIFEKREEEILPAYFGAIFTSWLIGAPLITPIVFWVFKDQSIFFLLSVIATFLILCGVWISSILAASLKLYKRVVAAYFISYLLIVVFSYMYGKNVESLIFIFLTGNATLFTILMSLIIKSYNSSVFMKLNFFLKPNFYWSLGIAGLAYNLGSWVDKFIFWYHPLTGTEVIGKLHASIVYDIPIFLAYLSILPGMAVFFYRLEVNFSEKYNLYYDAVRNGGTLGLIQRYKNDMIRVVRHAIHEIIMIQGILDIFLFLTVDTVFDMLNIPHLYLGLLYILTIGAMLQLAFMSILAILYYLDRRKVAMWLSIAFFVLNTILTLASIYMGPTMFGYGYTVSLLIVFIASLIVIRNELDGLDYETFMLQ, from the coding sequence ATGGCTGGTATAGGTTTTGAACTAAAAAAAGTCTTAAAAAGAGGCAGTCTTTTATCTTTAGTAAAAGTATATGGTGAATCTGCGATACTCAGTTCAGGCCCCTGGGTCATATCCATCATCGCCATCTTTTTAGTCGGATTTGTGAATATCATCAATCTTGAAAGCTTTGGTGAAGTCGCAAGATTTCAGATCGTCATCACTTATGCCATCGCATTGGCATCGAGTCTTATTGTAACAGGTATGCTCCAGCTGCCTTTTACAAGATATATTGCAGACCTTATATTTGAAAAGAGAGAGGAAGAGATACTGCCGGCATATTTCGGTGCGATATTTACATCGTGGCTGATCGGAGCGCCTTTGATCACTCCTATTGTATTTTGGGTGTTTAAAGATCAAAGCATCTTCTTTCTTCTTAGTGTCATCGCTACATTCTTAATACTTTGCGGCGTGTGGATATCAAGTATTCTCGCAGCAAGTCTGAAACTGTATAAACGTGTAGTAGCGGCATACTTCATCTCTTATCTGTTAATAGTCGTATTTTCATATATGTACGGAAAAAATGTGGAGAGTCTTATCTTTATATTTTTAACCGGTAATGCCACTTTGTTTACGATCTTGATGTCCCTTATCATCAAATCGTACAACTCGTCTGTGTTTATGAAACTGAATTTCTTTCTAAAACCGAATTTTTACTGGTCTCTCGGTATTGCGGGGCTGGCTTATAATCTTGGTTCATGGGTAGACAAATTTATCTTCTGGTATCACCCGCTAACAGGGACGGAAGTCATAGGAAAGCTGCATGCATCCATAGTTTACGATATACCTATCTTCTTGGCATATCTCTCCATTTTACCGGGGATGGCAGTCTTTTTCTACCGTCTTGAGGTCAACTTTTCAGAAAAGTACAATCTTTACTATGATGCAGTTAGAAACGGCGGTACACTGGGACTTATACAAAGATATAAAAACGATATGATAAGAGTGGTACGCCACGCTATACACGAGATCATTATGATACAGGGGATACTGGATATATTTCTGTTCTTAACGGTAGACACCGTTTTTGACATGCTGAACATTCCTCATCTGTATCTTGGACTGCTCTATATTTTAACGATAGGTGCTATGCTGCAGCTGGCATTTATGTCGATTCTGGCAATACTTTATTATTTAGACAGAAGAAAGGTCGCAATGTGGCTTAGTATCGCTTTTTTTGTCTTAAACACTATTTTGACTCTGGCTTCCATATACATGGGTCCTACAATGTTTGGATACGGGTATACGGTGTCATTGCTTATAGTCTTTATAGCGAGTTTAATCGTTATCAGAAATGAATTGGATGGGTTGGATTATGAAACATTTATGTTGCAATAG
- the pelF gene encoding GT4 family glycosyltransferase PelF: MTKYIRKSNNVDVMLLAEGTYPYIGGGVSSWIAQILDGMKDIKFGVCFLGSLESDYGDLKYELPDNLVHLEVHYIFEENTPDVKKTSGNKKAFETIEKLYASFKDKSVPIPEEIKNVDFYLNDMTFEDFLYSKRAWEFINKIYFKNAPDVSFIDYFWTLRDIHKPIWTLAKIVKHFPHMKVLHAPSTGYAGFLGTLASFDRDIGLVLTEHGIYTRERKIDMLSAEWIDFKKPALLKQPEEFNYIKKMWIEFFRIIGEFAYKRAELVLSLYPEAQKIQIALGADAEKTRVLPNGVNVNVLKATMKNRTENQKPVISLIGRVVSIKDIKTFIRAIRITANHIPDVEGWVVGPMDEDKEYFTECKQMIESLGLGNNLKFLGFRNIKEILPHTSLLTLTSISEGMPLVILEGFAAGIPCVATDVGSCRNLIEGGLNDEDKSLGSAGAITSIATPGEIAKQYIRFLTDEDAWDKASAVAQSRVEKYYSQEIFLKEYHDIYMNLINKKASL; the protein is encoded by the coding sequence ATGACAAAATACATCCGTAAAAGCAACAATGTCGATGTCATGCTCTTGGCAGAAGGGACATACCCGTATATCGGCGGCGGTGTCTCATCATGGATCGCACAAATATTAGACGGGATGAAAGATATCAAGTTCGGCGTATGTTTTCTAGGGTCTTTAGAAAGTGATTACGGTGACTTAAAATATGAGCTTCCTGATAATCTTGTCCATTTAGAAGTCCATTATATATTTGAAGAAAATACTCCGGATGTCAAAAAAACAAGCGGTAATAAAAAGGCATTTGAGACAATAGAAAAACTCTATGCATCGTTTAAAGATAAATCCGTGCCTATTCCGGAAGAGATAAAAAATGTTGATTTTTATCTTAATGATATGACATTTGAAGATTTTTTGTATTCAAAAAGAGCTTGGGAGTTTATCAACAAAATCTATTTCAAAAATGCGCCGGATGTGTCTTTTATTGATTATTTCTGGACGTTAAGAGATATCCACAAACCCATATGGACACTTGCAAAAATAGTAAAACATTTCCCTCATATGAAGGTTTTACATGCCCCTTCTACAGGGTATGCAGGTTTTTTAGGTACCCTCGCCTCTTTTGACAGAGATATCGGACTGGTTCTGACAGAACATGGAATATACACCAGAGAGCGTAAAATTGATATGCTTTCCGCTGAATGGATCGACTTTAAGAAACCTGCACTTTTAAAACAGCCTGAGGAGTTCAACTACATCAAAAAGATGTGGATAGAGTTCTTTAGAATCATCGGTGAATTCGCGTACAAAAGAGCTGAGCTCGTTCTTTCCTTATATCCTGAAGCACAAAAGATACAAATTGCACTGGGTGCTGATGCAGAAAAGACAAGAGTCCTGCCAAACGGTGTAAATGTAAATGTATTAAAAGCTACTATGAAAAATAGAACAGAGAATCAAAAACCTGTCATCAGCTTAATAGGAAGGGTCGTCTCTATCAAAGATATAAAAACGTTCATACGTGCAATAAGGATCACCGCAAATCATATTCCGGACGTAGAAGGCTGGGTAGTAGGCCCGATGGATGAGGACAAAGAGTATTTTACGGAATGTAAACAGATGATAGAATCTTTGGGTCTTGGTAATAATCTAAAATTCTTAGGATTTAGAAATATCAAAGAGATCTTGCCGCATACCTCTCTTTTGACACTTACCTCTATAAGTGAAGGTATGCCTTTAGTCATCTTAGAAGGGTTTGCAGCAGGAATCCCGTGTGTTGCGACAGATGTCGGAAGCTGTAGAAATCTCATCGAAGGCGGACTAAACGATGAAGATAAAAGTTTGGGTTCAGCAGGTGCGATAACATCGATCGCTACTCCGGGAGAGATTGCTAAACAGTATATCCGATTTTTAACGGATGAAGATGCTTGGGACAAAGCTAGTGCTGTAGCTCAAAGCAGAGTTGAAAAATATTATAGCCAAGAGATATTCTTAAAAGAATATCATGATATCTACATGAATCTAATCAATAAAAAAGCGAGTTTATAA
- the nhaA gene encoding Na+/H+ antiporter NhaA, whose protein sequence is MKPNLVRLYNPWEKFFRKTIYSPFEAFLHAQMTNGIILMFMTLAALVWVNSPLSDSYHHLLHTHISFSIGSFVIDHSVHFWVNDGLMTLFFFHVGLEIKREILVGELSDIKVAILPILAAIGGMAVPALIFTYMTYGETGSNGWGIPMATDIAFAVSIIILLGKRVSPALVTFLVALAIVDDLGAVTVIALFYTSKIHLLSLLIAVLFFLVLIVFNRFGIRNGFLYGLIGVFVWFFTLESGVHATIAGVLVAMTIPSLPKFNPNYFVKPMKELIQGFEVYPHGKNFTLAEEQKRIIRGMKQQVNGVEAPLNKYEDGLHIPIGILIIPIFALVNAGIPIEFSSIGSLLLQPVSQGVILGLVLGKVVGIFAVSWLAIKFGIAKLPEDSTTSQLFGASFLGGIGFTMSIFVADLAYEGNEMLLIQSKTSVLAASLLAGILGYIWLRFIAKPNKTKDVN, encoded by the coding sequence ATGAAACCTAATCTTGTCAGACTCTATAATCCATGGGAGAAGTTCTTTCGAAAAACGATCTATTCTCCTTTTGAAGCTTTCTTACATGCACAGATGACTAATGGGATCATCCTTATGTTTATGACACTTGCAGCTCTTGTTTGGGTCAATTCTCCTTTAAGCGACTCATATCATCATCTTTTACACACACATATCTCTTTTAGTATAGGCTCTTTTGTTATTGACCACAGCGTACACTTCTGGGTCAACGATGGACTTATGACACTCTTTTTCTTCCATGTAGGGTTAGAGATAAAAAGGGAGATCCTTGTCGGTGAACTCTCCGATATAAAAGTTGCAATACTTCCTATTTTAGCAGCTATAGGCGGGATGGCCGTCCCTGCTCTTATATTTACATATATGACTTACGGCGAAACGGGGAGCAACGGATGGGGTATTCCGATGGCTACGGATATTGCCTTTGCCGTTAGTATTATTATCCTGCTCGGAAAAAGAGTCTCTCCCGCTCTTGTAACCTTCTTAGTCGCACTTGCAATCGTAGACGATCTTGGTGCCGTTACGGTCATTGCCCTATTCTACACATCAAAGATCCATCTACTCTCTTTACTTATCGCTGTTCTTTTTTTCCTTGTTTTGATCGTATTTAACAGATTCGGAATAAGAAACGGTTTTCTCTACGGTTTGATCGGTGTATTTGTCTGGTTCTTTACATTGGAATCAGGGGTTCATGCGACAATTGCCGGTGTTTTAGTCGCTATGACCATTCCCTCTCTGCCAAAGTTTAATCCAAACTATTTTGTCAAACCGATGAAAGAGTTGATACAGGGGTTTGAAGTTTATCCGCATGGAAAGAACTTTACCCTTGCAGAAGAGCAAAAGAGGATAATACGAGGGATGAAACAGCAGGTAAACGGCGTCGAAGCACCGCTTAACAAGTATGAAGATGGACTTCATATCCCTATCGGTATCCTTATTATCCCTATCTTTGCACTTGTCAATGCAGGAATACCGATTGAATTCTCCTCAATAGGTTCACTTTTACTGCAGCCTGTAAGTCAGGGAGTCATACTCGGTCTCGTACTCGGTAAGGTCGTCGGGATTTTTGCCGTCTCATGGCTTGCGATCAAGTTCGGTATAGCCAAGCTTCCCGAAGACAGTACGACCAGCCAGCTGTTTGGCGCCTCATTTCTGGGAGGGATCGGTTTTACAATGAGTATCTTTGTCGCGGATCTTGCATACGAAGGCAATGAGATGCTTTTAATTCAATCAAAAACTTCCGTCCTTGCCGCGTCCCTTTTAGCAGGAATTCTCGGTTATATCTGGCTGCGTTTCATTGCAAAACCTAATAAAACAAAAGATGTAAATTAA